GTGAGGCTTTGCGACTAGCAATATGCTCAGGATTAGCTTGCAACTTGTCGATGTAAGCTTGAGAAAACTCGGCCCAATTCGCCGGTAATTCACCGCTGATACGACGGCTAAATTCAGCCGCTAACTCTGGATACGCCGCACTGTAGCTGGCAAATAATTGCTGCCATTGTTGCTGACGCGCCGCACCTTGCTGTTTGGCATCCCAAGCGGCATAAATATCGGTGGGTATATCAAAAGCAGCATGTGGCCACTGTAAATATTCACGTGTTGCAGCAATTTCGGCATCACCTAATGGCGCACCGTGACAATCATGGCTGCCACCTTTATTAGGCGAACCATAACCGATAACCGTACGACAGCATATTAAGGTCGGCTTATCGGTCACTTTATGCGCTTGTTCAATGGCGTTTTGCACCGCTAGTGGGTCATGACCATCTACATTAGCAATAACATGCCAACCATAGGCTTCAAAACGTGCAGGCGTATTATCGGTAAACCAACCTTCAACTTGGCCGTCAATGGAAATACCATTATCATCCCAAAAAGCAACCAGTTTATTTAAAGCTAAAGTGCCCGCTAACGAACATGCTTCGTGCGATATGCCTTCCATTAAACAGCCATCGCCTAAAAACACATAGGTATGATGATCAACAATATCAAAGTCAGGCTGGTTAAATTGTGCCGCTAACGCTTTTTCAGCAATGGCCATACCCACCGCATTGGTTAAGCCTTGACCGAGTGGACCTGTAGTTGTTTCAACTCCTGGCGCATAACCGTATTCTGGATGACCAGGTGTTTTAGAATCTAATTGACGGAACTGCTTTAAGTCTTCAATGCTTAATTCATAGCCAGATAAATGTAACAGTGAATATAACAGCATCGAGCCATGACCATTTGACAGAATAAAGCGGTCACGGTTTGGCCAGGTTGGATCGGCAGGATTATGCTGTAAAAAGTCACGCCACAGTACTTCAGCGATATCAGCCATCCCCATAGGGGCTCCCGGGTGACCAGACTTAGCTTTTTGTACAGCATCCATACTTAGGGCACGGATTGCATTGGCGAGTTGTTTACGAGGTAGCATCTTCACTCCTGACATTGCTCAGCTTCAGACACTGAAGCTGTTAATTGAAGCCGTTAATTATAATTAGCTATATGATTAATGCGTAAAACTGACGGCATTTTCCCAGAGCCACCCGCAGATGGCAACTTTAAATCTCACCTGTTGCTTAATTCAGTAAAAACTCGCTTAAGTAGGCTCACAAAAACTGCAGTTCCTGTTAAAATAGCATTAAAGACGTCTGGGCGGCAGATTATTGTAGCAATAGCGCGCAGTTTTTATTAAAATACCCGCCTATTTTTTTCGGTTCATGCATGCAACAACGCAGCGCTGAATTTAAACTGTATTAATATTGGAACAAAACAGATGGCACAACATATTTTTACTTCTGAGTCGGTATCTGAAGGTCACCCGGATAAAATTGCTGACCAGATTTCTGACGCCGTTCTGGATGCAATTCTCGAACAGGATCCTAAGGCACGCGTTGCCTGCGAAACCTTCGTTAAAACGGGTATGGTTTTAGTGGGTGGCGAAGTGACCACATCGGCTTGGGTAGATATTGAAGAACTT
The sequence above is drawn from the Rheinheimera salexigens genome and encodes:
- the tkt gene encoding transketolase; this translates as MLPRKQLANAIRALSMDAVQKAKSGHPGAPMGMADIAEVLWRDFLQHNPADPTWPNRDRFILSNGHGSMLLYSLLHLSGYELSIEDLKQFRQLDSKTPGHPEYGYAPGVETTTGPLGQGLTNAVGMAIAEKALAAQFNQPDFDIVDHHTYVFLGDGCLMEGISHEACSLAGTLALNKLVAFWDDNGISIDGQVEGWFTDNTPARFEAYGWHVIANVDGHDPLAVQNAIEQAHKVTDKPTLICCRTVIGYGSPNKGGSHDCHGAPLGDAEIAATREYLQWPHAAFDIPTDIYAAWDAKQQGAARQQQWQQLFASYSAAYPELAAEFSRRISGELPANWAEFSQAYIDKLQANPEHIASRKASQNALNAFGPILPEFMGGSADLAGSNLTIWSGSKGLTPTDASGNYIYYGVREFGMSAIMNGIALHGGFIPYGATFLMFMEYARNAVRMAALMQQRVIFVYTHDSIGLGEDGPTHQPVEQLAALRATPNLINWRPCDQVESAVAWQAAIERTQGPSTLIFSRQNLQQQPRDAAQVANIKRGGYILLDSTSAPELIIIGTGSEVELAMQAAAQLSEQGVAVRVVSMPSTDAFEQQSAEYRQSVLPANVTKRIAVEAASIDCWYKYVGLDGKIIGMNSFGESAPAEQLFKHFGITTNNIVAAAKQLLA